Within Lolium rigidum isolate FL_2022 chromosome 5, APGP_CSIRO_Lrig_0.1, whole genome shotgun sequence, the genomic segment TTGAAGtttttctcgaaatgcgtaataggcctataatccggtatggaggtagtagctGATTTAGCTGTACCTAGGTGAAATAGCTCAATGGATGTTGCACACTCACACGAGAACACGGATAAGATACACACGGTGGCGAGAATATCTTTGCGATAGCTCGACCTGGTCTTCCGATCAGTTTAATCTTCTGTTCATGATTATATTTAACTTGATTAAAGATCACTTAGGATTAATAGACTACTACTATGTAGCCCTTGGGCCTAACTTCGGCCCAAATTATCTTAACCGTTGGATCTACTTAATACAACACGCTAAAAAGCGGTAGTAAGATGTACCGTAAAATCTCCCTTTCAAAATGAAATAAGCTTAATCATACTCTACTTATATTATTAATGAATAAATATGTATCCTAACCCATCACGAGGTATTATCAATACCTATTCGGTAGatctttttctttctctcccaGGAACCAGATTTGAACTGGTGATGTTTACATTATCTAATCTAGGCCGTGATGAATTTCGAAACGCAAAACAGAGATGCTGTATAATGTATACGCGATTTGCGGCTTGCCCTTTGCAATATACTAGATCCGCGATTTGCGGTTTGGCGTTTGTAGTTTCAGGGATACTCTTGCACTCTTGTTCCTGCTATCCTTTCTTCTGACTAGCTAGTAGCTAACTATAGCACCTGTCAAATTAGTGAGCTAGGAAAAAGACTGAAACCAACATCGACTGCCGCTCATGCTGACAATTCACTATGAATCGGCATCACTGGTTCCTTTTCATTATCTTAATTGATATCCTTATCTAGAAACGTCTTTGTCGACCAGTTTCTTGACAACAAATCGGCACCACTGATTCCTTCAAGCCTGATAATTACATTCAGGTGTGTACGGGCTTCAGGTTCTTGACTGACTGCATCAACTGTTACCAAAAGGAGAAGTTTGTCTGCAACCGCTGATCTTGTTGGCACACTGGGAACCATATAAATTGCAGCTAAAGCGAATTAATTAAATCGTGCGTTATCTGAAGAAGCTAGCTCCATAGGGAAGCATGTACGACATTTTACATCGATCGCTTTCACTAACATTGCGTTAATCAAATCAGCAGTTCCGTGCCAATTTCCATTAAGGCATGACTAACCCATGGCTTAAAGTAGCTGCCCTATCCATATATGATCGGAAAACATTAGCCTTGTAGTCTGTCAGTTTACCAGCCCCTACGAGCAAAAGTATCGTCTGACCGGTGTTCATCCACTAACAGGGAAAGATCTATAGCCGCAAGAGTTATCATCGGCGCGTCAAAACAATGCACGCCGATGCTATGTACCGCTGGTGCACCACTATATGGGGATGCCGGTGATGACGAAATATCATATGCGTACCATAAATTTGGTGCGCCGGAGGTAATGGTCTAGGTTCGGTTCAGGTAAAAATGGCAGCTCTCCTTACCGCCGGTGTACCGCCATATTGGTGCGTCGGGGTGATTTAATTACCACCGACGCACCAATATGGTGGTGCGTCGACGGAACCAGGAGCTGCTATTTTTGCTCCACACACATCCCTCTGTGGAacgtcttttcagttttgaaaaaataaaatataatgatagaaatttaaaaaaaaatccatcGAGATGCccatttgttatgtgatcatttTTAagcaaaattaacaaacatgaatttcgattttttttcttccaaaaaTGGCgcaatctttcggtaaaacggcttttctggttgcatatgaCATGCGATTGAAAAGTTTCTTTTATCAAAATGTATATACGCAAAATTTTACATCTGAACTTCGACAATTTTTACTTTCTCCAAAATCGAAAAGAAAACAGGAGTTTTTTCAGAATTTATTTCTTGATGAAAAATAAattataccgccggcgcaccggcATAGTGGTGCGCCGGCGGGAACCTGTCGTATATAAAGAAAACAACCCGATGGCCTCTTCCCCTTGCTCACTTtctcctcctactcctcctcctccatccttttcctttttatttcctcctcctcctcctctttcccttctcgtcatcctcctctttccgTACCTCTACCGACACTCCAGCAAGCACCTCTTCAACCCGGTGACCTCCCTCCGGCTAGTACCCCCCCCCTCTCTCAAGCGGCGACCTTCCTCCGGTGACCACCTCCTCTCAACCTCAATGGCAGCCACCTCCTCAAGCTCGCTGGCGACCTCCCGTACGGTGACTCACCTCCTCAATCCCCGCCGGCCACGGTGAATAACATGAATCACGACGTGATCTAGATCTAGCTCTAGATCTAGAATTGTCTTTTTTAAAATTTCGAAAAATATACCGCCGAAGCACTAGGCTTGTGCGGTGGCAATAAATCGTGTTACTGCTGGCGCACAAGGAGGTGCGCCGGAGATAACACTTTACCACCGGCGGTGCGTCGGCGATAGCCTCTTTTGGTGCGCGTGCGACatgcctttttctagtagtgatccTAGGTTATTGCTCCCCTTGGAAAAAAGATTCAATACTAATGCTTGACCATTCATTGCTTGAGGAGTTAGGCATATCACGTGACCGCCCACATGTTCTTTGGTGTGACATACTTATCCTCCAATCCCGTCTTTCACATCGGCAAAAAACATACTGAAGGTAGTTATCATTTCATGATAGAGAAGTTACTACATAATAGGTTCATCTCTGGTGGCGTCTGGTTGTTGCCTTGTCAGGTTCGTGCTTGTGGTGTGATGCGTTTCTGCATCGCCCTTCGACAACGGGGTCGGCATaccggtgtcgtcgccccagtctcgactatccgacgcccttcgagTCTGCTTGGTCTCGGTTCTGCAGGTCTTCGTCGCCTCCCCTTGCTCGCCTGCCAAGTCATGGTGACTGTTCTTTGAGGTGCTAGCCTCCCGAGGGGTTTTGGATGGCTTCGAATGCTAACCTCCCgttcacttgttttacttgtttctaGTTTTCCGTTGGGGAATTTTCCCGTCAACCTTGGGGAAAAAAGTTTCATCTCCTCAACTTGCGTACATCCAAAGGAGGCCGTCGTCAAACAATCGTCTTTTCACCAAAATCTACCTTCTTTTCTTATCAGACAAGGCTAAAACTTTCTACAACTTGCTTTACAAAAACAACACGGAAAGAGCCCAACGACAACATCGGTCACATGTCCAAAGTCTCAAATTGAGGACGCCGACGTAGAGAAAGAACTGTTCCTTGCTTAGACCTGAGTGCACAAACATCCATTTCGGCGGTCTCGGAGAAAAATTCAATAAACAAATCAAATATACGCAACACCACACGTACAGTACATACGGGGTATGATTATACGTTGCACGTACATATGCGTATCTAAAGCCTCTCGCACACTCTCACGGTTTACACGTTCAAACGGGCGCCGCGCGCGCCTCGATCAACTCCGCTCTAGCGCCCGGCGCGGCGTACTCCACGCGCccagcggcgacggcgagccctTCCACACGTGCGCCGGCGTCCGCGCCATTGCCGCCATCGCGTCCGGCGCGTCGGACACGCGCCACACCTTGACGGAGCCGTCGAGGCTGCCGCTGTACACCACCCACCGGCGGTGCCCGTCCGCGTCCAGGGACTCCTCCTCGTCCATGGCCACGCACTTCACCGGGCCCGTGTGGCCGGTGAGCACGGCGAGGCGGGAGTGGTCGGCGCCCTCGTCGCGGCGCCACACGCAGACCGTCCGGTCGGCGGACCCGCTCACCACCACGCGCCCGGCGACGGCCAGCGACAGCACGGCCATCCTGTGCCCCCGCAGCGCGCCGCCGTTCCTCGGCGCGCTCTCCCTGGCCGCCCCCCGCCGCCACTGCCAGTGCGTCACGGCGCCATCGGACGAGGCTACGTACACGACACGCGCCTCGGACGCCACTGCGACGGCGGTGACCGCGCTGTCGGCCTTGCGGAGGACCCGCTCCATGACGTGCCTGGTCGCGCCGTGCTTCCCGGCCTCCCGCCGCCAGACCTTCACCGTGCCGTCGGCGGACCCCGTGAACGCCAGCGCGTCGAACCCTGCCGCCGACACCGTGTTCACCGCATCGTCGTGGGCGCGCACGGACTCGAGGCACCGCGAGTCGGCCACGCGCCACACCTTGAACGTCCGGTCCCAGGACCCGGAGTAGATCACCCCGGCCTCCACATCTAAGCTGAGGCACGACACGGCGTCGAAGTGGCGCAGCCAGAGCGCGCTCTGCTTGCGCCGGCCCGTCTGAACGTAGTGCGAGGGGCGAACGGAGCTCCGAAGGAGCTCGCCAAGCCGCGGGAGCGAGCCGACTCGTTTATGCACGGCCGTGTCGTCGGCGGAGTCCCGGCGCCACACGCGGACCTTGCCGTCCTGGTGGCCCGTGTAGATCCTGCCGTCCCCGGCGACGACGATGGCCTTGACGAGGCCGCTCCCGCACTTGAACCCGGCGAACTCGCGCTGGTCCTTCCACACTCGTACGTTCTTGGAGTCCGTCCCCGTGTAGAGCAGGTCCCCAGCCGCGGCCATCGAGTACACGTGCCCGTCCGCCTTCACGAGGGAACCGAGAAGGCCTGTCGCGCCCGTTCCGGCCAGCGCGGACCCGGCGCCGAGCCCCGGGAGGTTGACCCACGGCGAAGGCATGTACGGCGACGGGGAGGCCGCGGCCGACGTGCTCGCGCTGCCGCTGGACATCGGCGACGGCAGCGGGGTACAcctgtcgtcgtcttcgtcgtcgtctgaCGGCATCttgaccgccgccaccgccgggtcCGGTCGAAGGAACTGGAGCAGCTTCTTGTGATTCCTCATGGTGGTCGCGACCTACCAACCAAGAAATCCTTGGGACCGATGAATAGCAAACGAAGAAGAAAGGGAGAAGGAACCGAGGAACGATGGAGAGTGACAGTTTGTGGTGGTTTAGCGAAGAAGATTTTCAGGTGAGATGAACTGATCGATCGGGCTGGGGCTGGGATGGGGCGGGGTATATATAGAAGCTTGTGACGGTTGTTGTGACAGGTGGACGGCTGAGCTTCGGCGACGATCGACGTTGCTTCTTCCTTTTGGCGGGAGCACGTGGCGGCGCCGCGAGCCGGCGTGGTACAATGATTTCATGGCGCATCACAGGTGAGTGGTGATGGTGCCCCTGCCGCCAACCGAAATCGCACCGAGATCGTACGGCGCCAAAATGTCAACTTGGCGTTCCTCTGCAAAATGTTTGGCCTCTTAAGTCATGGCTGAATTGAATGTACACGTTACATGAGGAGCCAATCCCTCAAATTTTAGGGTAGTATAAAAGGCGTATatcattttttttcgataaagggaatatattaatatcaagaagataccaaatacacccagcctctgcaacaacgcaccaccctaatggcactacggatgcacacagaaaaaacaagaaaagaaaactaagaaataaaagtcccgctacagtatctcgggcctaacaacagtaatacatccaccaccaagacaacacctgaattacagactagtctccgctctcaaaacaaatgcctccaccaaggacattgccaggcacaaccaattaaggccagaccttgggcggCGTATATCATTTAGACGAAGTAtatttgtttttttattatttaaaaaatagCCATTTCTAACAGAACGCTTAAATTTGACTTGTTAAATAAACATAGATTCATGCCACTTTGAAGAAAAATTCATATAGACTAGACTCAAACTAGCTACCAAATTCAACTTGATATAAACTACTACCAAAGTCAAATTCAACTCGAATTTAAACTACTACAAATATGCCCCTCGTTGCTCGGAAGTACAAGTTTAACGTATTCTTCACCAATGGGTCGGTGAAGGAGTTGAGCTCGCTCACTTGGGTGGCTTTGGACgcttcctccgtcttcttcaccttCTAGACCTCGCCGGCTTCGCGCTCCTCCTCGACCCGCTCCACATACCGGTCAAGAAGCATGGCCATGTACTCCTCGTCAGCCAACTCCGCATCGAGGTGCTCGCGTGCCTTCATGTCCTCATGTAGCTCTCACCCACCGACCACGCGGGCGATCGACCGGAGCCGAGTCCTGACAATCAGGGATTTTGAACAGGAAGTTCAACCTTGCATCCGAGCGGCGGCAGGTCCGCTAGGAGGCCGCGCCACCACCCTCTTGAGATGCGCTGCAAGTGATCTAGATTCGTGGTCTGAATCGGCAGAGGGGACCGACATCGGGAGATTCCAGCCATCTAAGCCGTCGAAGTGAGCCTTGGGGGTGGGGTGATGCAGATGCACGACGAGATTGTGAAGGAAAAAAATTATACCCGGTCGCTCCATCGATGAGTATAAATAAGTGACCAATTGGCAGGGAGTGCATTTTTGTACTACTCATTAAACCGTTTTAGGGTTTGATTTGGTCCGGTTTAGAAGAGTAAAACAAAATATTTACTCCTCGGATGCCCAAAGGAAGTCAAACCCAACTGCTAGGAGATGGAAACAAAGCGAGGCCGGCAAGATGATCGACGTAGCCATCAAGGAGATCACATCGGCAACAACAACGCGATCTAGCTGCCCTGCTACATGACAAGTAGGTGCAATAAACAGTACCGCACGCGCTGGCTTGACTTGACCTACGTACACCATGGCGTGTGCCAGGTCTAACACTAATTAAACACGCACTTGTCCGTTGACAGATTCGAATCACTGCACTGCACGCACGCGTAAAATATGCAGATTACGTCCACGTTCATCCTACACTAAGCAATCAACAAGCACCACGACAGACGATACAGTTAATTCAGCAGGGACGTGTTAACTTATCCCATGGGTGAAAAGGGACGTGTTAACTCGATCCCTAGCGACTGTGTGGTGTGGGCCACCGCCGCGAAGTGTAGACCTGGAAGACAGAGACGCGCGCGACGCGCTGGAACGTACGGTGCGCGGAATTACTATCGAGTTTCTCCATAAAGGAAAATATATTTAATATATAGATGATACCAATTACAATAATTATGAAAACAGGAAAACATGTGACGATGGctccattcatggaaaaaaatggCGCGAAAGGAAATATATATATCGCGACAATTTTACGTGTCACGGGAGACTGATTGGATGATTCGGATTCGGGTAGTAGTAGTGGTGATGTCAGGAGAGTGACTTCATCGAAAGCGGGATTAACTATTttcaaagtgaccattatcaagTAGTATATTCTAGGTACTTTCCTTACGTGGCATCATATTAAATAATGAATGAGAGTGATGCCGTATCTTAATTTCTTTGTTAGGGTTATAAAGGCTGGGAGCATTTTAAAATTGTTAGACTATAAGGCTTCTTGCCTCGTGCATGTAGAGCTATTTGTGCATGTAGTAACTAAGAGCAAGTGCAATAGTATagtcagctgctggctataagtaaCATGCCATATTACCTATAGCCAACATATAGCTAACGTGTATAATAGTTAGCTATTGaaatgtactactttatcaatagATGATCCACCTTTCACTCTCTCAAAGTGTCTAGGAGCATGTGCAAGAGTCAGCTCTTGCATTAGAGTCCACCTCcattctctctcatcttctctctcctccaactaaacatAAATATTATATTTAAATCTTTATAGCATGCTGACTAAGCTTTATTGTACTTTCTCTAATGAGGAAAGTTATGAACTTTCTTAACCTAGCGAATTGGACCTTGGGCCTTATAATCTTTAACAGATGGAGTAACTAAGATACAAAACTTGTACGCGGTTATAGGCAAACAATATTAGTAGGTCaatcatatgcatgcatgagccCAAAGTCATTAAATATATACAATGCTAAGAAGTATTAATGCATTGAGATACTTGTCTCTCAATATGCATATCTAGTAGGGGTGTAAATGGATAGGATAATTTCCGCACCGAAATCAGGGTCGAATCCTCTTTAAGGTATCCATATCCGACTTTAAAGTATCTGGCTGATAAGGATATCCGGTTCTAAAGTGGCACTCCAGATATGGTATAAGATATGGTATAGCAAATAGCATGCGGATATACGGATTATCCgaaatttaattaggataatcGAAATATTTTAAACCGGATAATCCGATTTTTGAGTCAAAAGCTAAGGCCAATCTTACAAGGTTAGTAGTTATTGAGTTTCCAAATACATTTGGCAAGCATGTTTAGCTCTAAATTTCCACCAATGCTTCAGTTTTAGCGCATTATGTCTCTTTTTTATTAACTATACAAGAATGAAAGTTTAAATCTCTCAGGTTTTGCATGTTTTGAAGGTTCAAGGTTCCGAAAGAACTAACACAACAATTTTGGGGAACATCGTTTGGGTGATGGAACTGAATATATGCATGAAAACCGGGTTGTTCGGTGTACTCCTGCGGCGCGTGGGGCTGAGCTgtcgtttccttttctttttctttttttcccttgTGCAGCTCCTGCTCGTAGGGCCCGAGCTCCAAAGAGGATACGGTTGGAAGCACAAAAGTGCGAGTGCTCGCATGGGCAGCGGCCTTGGTCTTCAGCCATGCGTGCATATGTTGGTCTCCATGTTTGCTTGCAACGATTTTTCTTTTTAATCGAGAAGGGCTTGTAGACGATAAATGACAGAGAAAAGTAAGTAAACAATCGAAACTGGCATGCAACTGCTGATTACATCAGAAAGTGATCGACCTAAAATGTCGTACATGCTTACGTATGGAGCTAGCTTCTTCAGATAATTAACGCAGGATTTAATTAATTAGATGTAGGTGTAATTTATATGGTTCTCATTGTGCCAACGAGATAAGCGCGCGGCTGCAGACAAGCTTCTCCTTTTGGTAACTGTTGACGACGCAGTCGGTCAAGAAACTGAAGCCCGTACACACCTGAATGTAAGGACCAGGCATTCAGCCTTGAAGGAATCCGTGGTGCCGATTTGTAGTCAAGAGAGTGGTGGACAAGACTTCTCTAGGTGAGGATATCAATTAAGATAATGAAAGACGAACCAGTGGTGCCGATTGTCAGCATGAGCGGCAGTACTGGTCTTTTCCTGGCTCACTAATTTGACAGGTACCTACTATAGCTAGAAGAAAGGCGAAAAACTAACACGAGTGTATAATTAACCTAATTCAGCGGGCCAGCAAAACCTTGTTTCACATACAAATACATAAGGGCATCTCGAGCGGCCTTGATTCATTTCGGACACCGTTTTATTTCGTTTGGACCGGGCCACGTACACAAATGGTTGTGCCATGTCATTCCCGCGTGCATGTGTAGCCCTTTCTCGCCTTGGTTGTGGCTATAAAGAGGGTGCCCCCAACGGTGGAAGAGCAAACCCTAAACACCCAAAACATCTATGGCAAACCACAACGCTACTTGGGCGCGAATCAGCCAATAGGTGCGCGAGTGCTACCCTGATGATGCCGACGCGGCATTGATCTCCATCCGAGAGGCGCTCTAGGCGGAGGAAACCATCGCATATGCTACCGCCAAGG encodes:
- the LOC124657919 gene encoding protein JINGUBANG-like, producing MRNHKKLLQFLRPDPAVAAVKMPSDDDEDDDRCTPLPSPMSSGSASTSAAASPSPYMPSPWVNLPGLGAGSALAGTGATGLLGSLVKADGHVYSMAAAGDLLYTGTDSKNVRVWKDQREFAGFKCGSGLVKAIVVAGDGRIYTGHQDGKVRVWRRDSADDTAVHKRVGSLPRLGELLRSSVRPSHYVQTGRRKQSALWLRHFDAVSCLSLDVEAGVIYSGSWDRTFKVWRVADSRCLESVRAHDDAVNTVSAAGFDALAFTGSADGTVKVWRREAGKHGATRHVMERVLRKADSAVTAVAVASEARVVYVASSDGAVTHWQWRRGAARESAPRNGGALRGHRMAVLSLAVAGRVVVSGSADRTVCVWRRDEGADHSRLAVLTGHTGPVKCVAMDEEESLDADGHRRWVVYSGSLDGSVKVWRVSDAPDAMAAMARTPAHVWKGSPSPLGAWSTPRRALERS